CTAGCGAGATAATCTTCCAGGCTCTTGTCGGCAATACTGGCGAGCTGGCTCAGGTCTCCTGTAATCAGCGCAAGCTTCCGGATCACCAGCTCGGAGTCAACCATCACAGGGTATCCGTCTCAAGGCTTCGGGCGACAAAGCGGCGCTCCATGTCGAGGTATCTTCTGTGGTCCTGGTATCGCTTGAAGGCGTAGATCCTCAAGCGCTGAAGTTGTCTTGGGTCTCCATGAAGGAGCCGGCAAGTCTCCATGATTTTTTTCAAGAAAAGCGGGTCGGCGTAGTTCACGATTGCGAGGTCCACCTCTCGGTCAGGAAAAAGCGCTTGGAGGTCATGGAGCAGCGCCGCGCGATCACTGAGAGAGACTCGAGGTCGGTCGAGCAGCACGGCCAGGTCCACATCGCTCCTGGCATGAGTCCTGCCCGTGACCGAGGAGCCGAACTGAAGGAGCAGGACGACTCCGTGGGTTTCCGCGATCCGTGCGATCCCGCTGTCGCTCATGGACTTATTATAAGAAACCTGCTCTATTTATGGAGGCCAACCAGGGAGATACTCAGACCAATCCTGGACTGCCGGCTGGGTAGCCAATTATTGATCTCCGCCTCCAGGGCAGTTTCAAGGGCGGCTCGGGCTTGTGCAAGGTCCACGGCTACACTGTCTGATTCTTTATCTTCGCCGGTTGGAAAATGCTGGGCGATCCGGACCTCTGGTGTTGAGGGGTCGTAAATCAGGGTGACTACTCGACTCTGGATGAGCCCGCGTTCATCTCGACGGCGGATGAGGTAGCGCGCAC
The Candidatus Rokuibacteriota bacterium DNA segment above includes these coding regions:
- a CDS encoding nucleotidyltransferase domain-containing protein; the protein is MSDSGIARIAETHGVVLLLQFGSSVTGRTHARSDVDLAVLLDRPRVSLSDRAALLHDLQALFPDREVDLAIVNYADPLFLKKIMETCRLLHGDPRQLQRLRIYAFKRYQDHRRYLDMERRFVARSLETDTL